A single genomic interval of Streptomyces sp. NBC_00663 harbors:
- a CDS encoding ABC transporter permease: MSVVVDRMVVGRVKALARAELTLFGRSKGMIVTAVFVPLVLPLSARAVVEDMDLTGTGLSVGMVLLPGAIGFSLLFAVYSALVGVFVGRREELVLKRLRTGELRDGEILAGTALPALTTGFVQSLVLAAACTALLDVPAPKAPQLAVVGLLLGLAVCALLAAVTAGVTRTVESAQVTALPLVMVAMAGSGITVPLELLPDRMASLCELLPLTPVITLIRGGWTGELGAYETIGPVMTALAWAAAGVFAVGRWFRWEPRR; the protein is encoded by the coding sequence ATGAGCGTCGTGGTCGACCGGATGGTGGTCGGTCGGGTGAAGGCCCTCGCGCGGGCCGAGCTGACGCTCTTCGGGCGCAGCAAGGGAATGATCGTCACCGCGGTGTTCGTGCCGCTGGTGCTGCCGCTGAGTGCGCGGGCCGTGGTCGAGGACATGGACCTGACGGGCACCGGGCTCAGCGTCGGGATGGTGCTGCTGCCGGGGGCGATCGGGTTCTCGCTGCTGTTCGCGGTGTACTCGGCGCTGGTCGGTGTCTTCGTCGGGCGGCGCGAGGAACTCGTCCTCAAGCGGCTGCGGACGGGAGAGCTGAGGGACGGCGAGATCCTCGCCGGGACCGCGCTGCCCGCCCTGACGACGGGGTTCGTGCAGTCCCTGGTGCTGGCCGCGGCCTGTACCGCGCTGCTCGACGTCCCGGCTCCGAAGGCGCCGCAGCTCGCCGTCGTGGGCCTGCTGCTGGGGCTGGCGGTGTGTGCCCTACTGGCCGCCGTCACCGCGGGCGTCACCCGGACCGTGGAGAGCGCTCAGGTCACGGCGTTGCCGCTGGTGATGGTCGCCATGGCGGGTTCGGGGATCACCGTCCCGTTGGAGCTGCTGCCGGACCGGATGGCCTCGCTGTGCGAGCTGCTGCCGCTCACCCCGGTGATCACGCTGATCCGCGGCGGCTGGACCGGAGAACTCGGCGCGTACGAGACGATCGGGCCGGTGATGACCGCGCTGGCCTGGGCGGCTGCGGGGGTGTTTGCTGTGGGGCGGTGGTTCCGGTGGGAGCCGAGGCGCTGA
- the purS gene encoding phosphoribosylformylglycinamidine synthase subunit PurS, which translates to MARVVVDVMLKPEILDPQGQAVQRALPRLGFEGISDVRQGKRFELEVDGPVDEAALARIHDLAESFLANTVIEDFTVKVEEVAEAAK; encoded by the coding sequence GTGGCACGCGTCGTAGTCGACGTCATGCTCAAGCCGGAGATCCTCGACCCCCAGGGCCAGGCGGTGCAGCGCGCACTGCCGCGTCTGGGTTTCGAAGGCATCTCGGACGTCCGCCAGGGAAAGCGTTTCGAACTGGAAGTTGACGGGCCGGTCGACGAGGCCGCCCTCGCCCGCATCCATGATCTTGCGGAATCCTTCCTCGCCAACACCGTGATCGAGGACTTCACGGTGAAGGTGGAAGAAGTCGCGGAGGCCGCGAAGTGA
- a CDS encoding histone-like nucleoid-structuring protein Lsr2 yields MAQKVVVTLFDDIDGSEAAETIAFGLDGKSYEIDLNQVNAKKLRKALEPYVEAGRKRSRSGKAYKQTEVAPDPAAVRAWAQANKMDVPARGRIPKRVYEAFAEAQ; encoded by the coding sequence GTGGCGCAGAAGGTCGTGGTCACTCTCTTTGACGACATCGACGGCTCGGAAGCGGCGGAGACGATCGCCTTCGGACTCGACGGCAAGTCGTACGAGATCGACCTGAATCAGGTGAATGCCAAGAAACTGCGTAAGGCGCTCGAGCCCTACGTGGAGGCCGGCCGGAAGCGCTCGCGGTCCGGCAAGGCGTACAAGCAGACCGAGGTCGCTCCCGACCCGGCGGCGGTCCGCGCCTGGGCCCAGGCCAACAAGATGGACGTGCCGGCCCGCGGCCGTATCCCCAAGAGGGTCTACGAGGCGTTCGCCGAGGCGCAGTAG
- a CDS encoding DNA polymerase III subunit gamma and tau, producing MSSLALYRRYRPESFAEVIGQEHVTDPLQQALRNNRVNHAYLFSGPRGCGKTTSARILARCLNCEQGPTPTPCGECQSCQDLARNGPGSIDVIEIDAASHGGVDDARELREKAFFGPASSRYKIYIIDEAHMVTSAGFNALLKVVEEPPEHLKFIFATTEPEKVIGTIRSRTHHYPFRLVPPGTLREYLGEVCGKENIPVEEGVLPLVVRAGQGSVRDSMSVMDQLLAGAREEGVTYAMATSLLGYTDGSLLDSVVEAFATGDGAAAFEVVDRIIEGGNDPRRFVADLLERLRDLVILAAVPDATETGLIDAPADVLERMQAQAGTFGAAELSRAADLVNAGLTEMRGATSPRLQLELICARVLLPAAYGDERSVMARLDRLERGVNFSAGGAGAAPAMAYVPAPDAHAPMPAATPLPPGGGAAAARAAVRGGGPAGGAPAQSMQQGQQGQEGEPSQPVQGMPVAPQPAAPAAPAAMPPTDATPPPPAPAPTATPAPTPASGPAPGAWPTAAPAGGGRRPGGWPTATPAGGGAQPPAAPSTPAAPQPVAATPAPTPQTAPPAAAAAYAPPAGGLDPRMLWPNILEAVKNRRRFTWILLSQNAQVAGFDGTTLQLGFVNAGARDNFVSSGSEEVLKQSLAEQFSVQWKIEALVDASGGSAPPQTGGATQNFGGGYGGGGAPGGPSGYGAAASPSPAPAARPQASQQAPASPAPARATPAPAPPAPAPQPSAPEPPPVSPEDDIPEDDDPDLNESALSGRELIVRELGATVMEEFTNE from the coding sequence GTGTCGTCTCTCGCGCTGTACCGCCGCTATCGCCCGGAGTCGTTCGCCGAGGTCATCGGGCAGGAGCATGTCACCGACCCGTTGCAGCAGGCGCTGCGGAACAACCGGGTCAATCACGCGTACCTGTTCAGCGGTCCGCGCGGTTGCGGCAAGACGACGAGCGCGCGCATCCTGGCGCGCTGTCTGAACTGTGAGCAAGGTCCCACGCCCACCCCGTGCGGCGAGTGCCAGTCCTGCCAGGACCTCGCGCGCAACGGCCCCGGCTCCATCGACGTCATCGAGATCGACGCCGCGTCCCACGGAGGCGTGGACGACGCCCGTGAGCTGCGCGAGAAGGCCTTCTTCGGCCCCGCGAGCAGCCGGTACAAGATCTACATCATCGACGAGGCCCACATGGTCACGTCGGCGGGCTTCAACGCCCTGCTGAAGGTCGTCGAGGAGCCCCCGGAGCACCTCAAGTTCATCTTCGCCACGACCGAGCCCGAGAAGGTCATCGGCACCATCCGCTCGCGGACCCACCACTACCCCTTCCGGCTCGTGCCGCCGGGGACGCTGAGGGAGTACCTCGGTGAGGTGTGCGGGAAGGAGAACATCCCCGTCGAGGAGGGTGTGCTGCCCCTGGTCGTCCGCGCGGGGCAGGGCTCCGTGCGTGACTCCATGTCCGTCATGGACCAGCTCCTCGCCGGTGCGCGCGAGGAGGGTGTGACATACGCCATGGCCACCTCCCTCCTCGGCTACACGGACGGCTCGCTCCTGGACTCCGTCGTCGAGGCCTTCGCCACAGGCGACGGCGCCGCCGCCTTCGAGGTCGTGGACCGGATCATCGAGGGCGGCAACGACCCGCGTCGCTTCGTCGCCGACCTCCTGGAGCGCCTGCGCGACCTCGTCATCCTCGCCGCCGTCCCCGACGCCACGGAGACGGGGCTCATCGACGCCCCGGCCGACGTCCTGGAACGCATGCAGGCCCAGGCCGGCACCTTCGGCGCGGCCGAGCTCAGCCGCGCCGCCGACCTCGTCAACGCGGGCCTCACGGAGATGCGCGGCGCCACGTCCCCGCGCCTCCAGCTGGAGCTGATCTGCGCGCGCGTGCTGCTGCCCGCCGCCTACGGCGACGAACGCTCGGTGATGGCCCGCCTGGACCGCCTGGAGCGGGGCGTCAACTTCTCCGCCGGGGGCGCCGGTGCCGCGCCCGCGATGGCTTACGTCCCCGCCCCTGACGCCCACGCACCCATGCCCGCCGCCACCCCGCTCCCACCGGGCGGCGGCGCCGCGGCGGCACGGGCGGCGGTACGGGGCGGAGGCCCGGCCGGGGGAGCGCCGGCCCAGTCGATGCAGCAGGGCCAGCAGGGTCAGGAAGGTGAGCCAAGCCAGCCGGTTCAAGGGATGCCCGTGGCGCCTCAGCCCGCCGCCCCCGCAGCCCCGGCCGCCATGCCTCCGACGGACGCCACCCCACCCCCTCCCGCACCAGCGCCTACCGCTACCCCTGCCCCCACCCCTGCCTCCGGCCCCGCGCCCGGCGCCTGGCCCACGGCCGCGCCCGCGGGCGGCGGCCGACGCCCCGGCGGCTGGCCCACGGCAACCCCGGCGGGCGGCGGTGCCCAGCCCCCGGCCGCACCGAGCACCCCCGCCGCACCCCAGCCCGTCGCCGCCACCCCGGCACCCACCCCGCAGACCGCGCCCCCCGCGGCCGCGGCCGCCTACGCACCCCCGGCCGGTGGCCTCGACCCCCGCATGCTCTGGCCGAACATCCTGGAGGCCGTCAAGAACCGCCGCCGCTTCACCTGGATCCTGCTCAGCCAGAACGCCCAGGTGGCGGGCTTCGACGGCACCACCCTCCAGCTCGGCTTCGTCAACGCCGGTGCCCGCGACAACTTCGTGAGCAGCGGCAGCGAGGAGGTCCTGAAGCAGTCGCTGGCCGAGCAGTTCAGCGTGCAGTGGAAGATCGAGGCGCTCGTCGACGCGTCGGGCGGCTCCGCCCCACCGCAGACGGGGGGCGCGACACAGAACTTCGGCGGTGGCTACGGCGGTGGCGGCGCCCCGGGCGGCCCCAGCGGCTACGGCGCAGCCGCGTCGCCGTCCCCGGCCCCCGCCGCACGCCCCCAGGCGTCCCAGCAGGCCCCGGCATCCCCCGCACCGGCCCGGGCGACCCCCGCTCCGGCGCCCCCGGCCCCGGCGCCGCAGCCCTCCGCCCCGGAGCCGCCCCCGGTCTCCCCTGAGGACGACATCCCGGAGGACGACGACCCCGACCTCAACGAATCGGCCCTGTCCGGCCGTGAACTGATCGTGCGGGAGCTCGGGGCGACGGTGATGGAGGAGTTCACGAACGAGTAG
- the purD gene encoding phosphoribosylamine--glycine ligase, with the protein MKVLVIGSGAREHALCRSLSLDPDVTALYCAPGNAGIAEVAELHQVDALDGEAVAALAGELGAELVVVGPEAPLVAGVADAVRELGVPVFGPSKEAAQLEGSKAFAKDVMAGAGVPTARSYVCTNPDEVDEALDAFGAPYVVKDDGLAAGKGVVVTDDLEAARAHANACDRVVIEEFLDGPEVSLFAVTDGETVVPLQPAQDFKRALDGDEGPNTGGMGAYSPLPWADPKLVEEVLDTVLQPTVDEMRRRGTPFSGLLYAGLAITSRGVRVIEFNARFGDPETQVVLARLKTPLAGLLLAAAKGDLADLPPLRWSEDAAVTVVIASHNYPGTPRTGDPITGLDAVAAEDAPHAYVLHAGTKHDGDAVVSAGGRVLSVTATGEDLHEARDRAYTAVGRIHLDGSQHRTDIAAKVASGA; encoded by the coding sequence GTGAAGGTCCTTGTCATCGGCAGCGGCGCCCGCGAACACGCCCTGTGCCGCTCCCTGTCCCTCGACCCCGACGTCACCGCGCTGTACTGCGCCCCCGGCAACGCCGGCATCGCCGAGGTCGCCGAGCTGCACCAGGTCGACGCCCTGGACGGCGAGGCCGTCGCCGCGCTGGCCGGTGAGCTCGGCGCCGAGCTCGTCGTCGTAGGCCCGGAGGCGCCGCTTGTCGCCGGTGTCGCCGATGCCGTGCGCGAGCTGGGTGTCCCGGTCTTCGGCCCCTCGAAGGAGGCCGCGCAGCTGGAGGGCTCCAAGGCCTTCGCCAAGGACGTGATGGCCGGCGCCGGTGTGCCGACCGCCCGCTCCTACGTCTGCACGAACCCCGACGAGGTCGACGAGGCTCTCGACGCCTTCGGCGCCCCGTACGTCGTCAAGGACGACGGCCTCGCCGCCGGCAAGGGCGTCGTGGTCACCGACGACCTGGAGGCCGCCAGGGCGCACGCCAACGCCTGCGACCGCGTCGTCATCGAGGAGTTCCTGGACGGCCCCGAGGTCTCCCTCTTCGCCGTCACCGACGGCGAGACCGTCGTCCCCCTCCAGCCCGCCCAGGACTTCAAGCGCGCCCTCGACGGCGACGAGGGCCCGAACACCGGCGGCATGGGCGCGTACTCCCCGCTGCCGTGGGCGGACCCCAAGCTGGTGGAGGAGGTCCTCGACACCGTCCTCCAGCCGACCGTCGACGAGATGCGCCGCCGCGGCACCCCGTTCTCCGGCCTTCTCTACGCCGGCCTCGCGATCACCAGCCGCGGCGTCCGTGTCATCGAGTTCAACGCCCGCTTCGGCGACCCGGAGACCCAGGTGGTCCTGGCCCGCCTGAAGACCCCGCTGGCCGGTCTCCTGCTGGCCGCCGCCAAGGGCGACCTCGCCGACCTGCCGCCGCTGCGCTGGAGCGAGGACGCCGCGGTGACCGTGGTCATCGCCTCGCACAACTACCCTGGCACCCCGCGCACCGGCGACCCGATCACGGGCCTCGACGCGGTGGCCGCCGAGGACGCCCCGCACGCCTATGTCCTGCACGCCGGCACCAAGCACGACGGTGACGCCGTGGTCAGCGCCGGCGGCCGTGTCCTGTCCGTCACGGCGACCGGCGAGGACCTTCACGAGGCCCGCGACCGCGCGTACACCGCCGTCGGACGCATCCACCTCGACGGCTCCCAGCACCGCACGGACATTGCCGCGAAGGTGGCGTCCGGCGCCTGA
- a CDS encoding sensor histidine kinase yields MREPGSWWGRKSTPAKVETYTRWSFHFFALIEVASIGLPLVGAMTAWLAAPLLVLVAAHAVACAVTASRALDWTRGRREQPVHMLWTLGAITAAVAVAAIGVSERGPGGDDVDTAAGGVFGVVLIFGAGVIALGVRERRRVYAVVAGFAAGAGVVALPLGLPAPATLVTMLMVLLGGGFLAFTSVFSVWLLNAVYELDEARETRARLAVAEERLRFGRDLHDVMGRNLAVIALKSELAVQLTRRGRPEAEEQMIEVQRIAQESQREVREVVRGYREADLGVELAGAQGVLEAAGISCTVSGEVAGLPLDVQSALGWVVREATTNVLRHGDAKRCTVAVQRSGEGVVLTVENDGAAGPSGPGGSGLAGLRERLAAVDGTLEAGPVREGVFRLVAQVGAEAVS; encoded by the coding sequence ATGCGCGAGCCGGGGAGCTGGTGGGGGCGGAAGAGCACGCCGGCGAAGGTCGAGACGTACACCCGGTGGTCCTTCCACTTCTTCGCGCTGATCGAGGTCGCCTCCATCGGGCTGCCGCTGGTCGGGGCGATGACGGCCTGGCTCGCGGCGCCGCTGCTGGTGCTGGTGGCCGCGCACGCCGTGGCCTGTGCCGTGACCGCCTCGCGGGCGCTGGACTGGACGCGTGGCCGGCGCGAGCAGCCCGTCCACATGCTGTGGACACTCGGCGCGATCACCGCCGCGGTCGCCGTCGCCGCGATCGGCGTCTCCGAGCGCGGGCCCGGCGGGGACGACGTGGACACCGCGGCCGGCGGTGTCTTCGGGGTCGTCCTGATCTTCGGCGCCGGGGTCATCGCGCTGGGCGTGCGCGAGCGGCGGCGGGTGTACGCCGTCGTCGCCGGGTTCGCGGCCGGGGCCGGGGTCGTGGCCCTCCCCCTGGGGCTGCCGGCGCCCGCCACGCTGGTGACGATGCTGATGGTGCTGCTCGGCGGCGGGTTCCTCGCCTTCACCTCCGTCTTCTCCGTCTGGCTCCTCAACGCCGTCTACGAACTCGACGAGGCCCGCGAGACCCGGGCCCGGCTCGCCGTCGCCGAGGAGCGGCTGCGGTTCGGACGCGATCTGCACGACGTCATGGGCCGCAACCTCGCGGTGATCGCGCTGAAGAGCGAACTCGCCGTACAGCTGACCCGGCGCGGGCGGCCCGAGGCCGAGGAGCAGATGATCGAGGTGCAGCGCATCGCGCAGGAGTCGCAGCGCGAGGTGCGGGAGGTCGTACGGGGCTATCGGGAGGCCGACCTGGGGGTCGAACTCGCCGGGGCGCAAGGGGTGTTGGAGGCGGCCGGGATCTCGTGCACGGTCAGCGGCGAGGTGGCCGGGCTACCACTGGACGTGCAGTCGGCGCTCGGCTGGGTGGTCCGGGAGGCGACGACCAACGTCCTGCGGCACGGGGATGCCAAGCGGTGCACGGTGGCCGTACAGAGGTCGGGCGAAGGTGTGGTGCTGACGGTGGAGAACGACGGGGCCGCCGGCCCGTCCGGGCCGGGAGGATCCGGGCTCGCCGGGCTGCGGGAACGGCTGGCGGCGGTGGACGGGACGCTGGAGGCGGGACCTGTGCGGGAGGGTGTGTTCCGCTTGGTGGCCCAGGTGGGGGCGGAGGCGGTCTCGTGA
- a CDS encoding phosphoribosylaminoimidazolesuccinocarboxamide synthase, with protein MSGFVEKPEPIQVPGLVHLHTGKVRELYQNEAGDLVMVASDRISAYDWVLPTEIPDKGRVLTQLSLWWFDQLADLIPNHIISTELPEGAPADWAGRTVVCKSLQMVPVECVARGYLTGSGLVEYNDSRTVCGLALPEGLSDGSELPAPIFTPATKAAVGEHDENVSYEEVARQVGADTAAQLRQATLAVYTRGRDIARDRGILLADTKFEFGFDGETLVIGDEVLTPDSSRFWPAESWEPGHAQPSYDKQFVRDWLTSPASGWDRKSEQPPPALPQEVVDRTRAKYIEAYERLTGMSWS; from the coding sequence GTGTCCGGATTCGTAGAAAAGCCCGAGCCGATCCAGGTTCCGGGTCTGGTGCATCTGCACACCGGCAAGGTGCGCGAGCTGTACCAGAACGAGGCGGGCGACCTCGTGATGGTCGCCAGCGACCGCATCTCCGCGTACGACTGGGTGCTGCCCACCGAGATCCCCGACAAGGGCCGTGTCCTCACCCAGCTCTCCCTGTGGTGGTTCGACCAGCTCGCCGACCTGATCCCGAACCACATCATCAGCACCGAGCTGCCCGAGGGCGCCCCCGCCGACTGGGCGGGCCGCACGGTGGTCTGCAAGTCGCTTCAGATGGTCCCGGTGGAATGCGTGGCCCGCGGCTACCTGACCGGCTCCGGCTTGGTCGAGTACAACGACTCCCGCACTGTCTGCGGCCTCGCCCTCCCCGAGGGCCTGAGCGACGGCAGCGAGCTCCCCGCCCCGATCTTCACCCCGGCCACCAAGGCCGCGGTCGGCGAGCACGACGAGAACGTGTCGTACGAGGAGGTCGCCCGCCAGGTCGGCGCGGACACCGCCGCCCAGCTGCGCCAGGCCACCCTCGCCGTCTACACCCGCGGCCGGGACATCGCCCGCGACCGGGGCATCCTGCTCGCGGACACCAAGTTCGAGTTCGGCTTCGACGGCGAGACCCTCGTCATCGGCGACGAGGTCCTCACCCCGGACTCCTCCCGCTTCTGGCCGGCCGAGTCGTGGGAGCCGGGGCATGCGCAGCCGTCGTACGACAAGCAGTTCGTGCGTGACTGGCTGACCTCGCCGGCCTCCGGCTGGGACCGCAAGAGTGAGCAGCCGCCGCCGGCGCTGCCGCAGGAGGTCGTGGACCGGACGCGCGCCAAGTACATCGAGGCGTACGAGCGTCTGACCGGCATGAGCTGGAGCTGA
- a CDS encoding N,N-dimethylformamidase beta subunit family domain-containing protein yields MGSEPIRRWESGALAHAVTDPFGQGPLPWLRGSETYFDDTGQVVPWYVDPTPPQPPAGATGARIPAPRSAGGPRAADDVRRQIKGFASTGAAAPGEAIDFHVTVDPPQEFSVDVYRIGHYGGDGAAKITTSPRLSGIVQPPPLTADRTVSCHHWWLSWRLQIPSYWSIGAYVAVLTTADGYRSHVPFTVRHDQPADLLLLLPDVTWQAYNLYPEDGRTGASLYHAWDEDGRLLGESDAATTVSFDRPYAGAGLPLHVGHAYDFIRWAERYGYDLAYADARDLHSGRVDPTRYRGLVFPGHDEYWSANMRRTVERARDHGTSLVFLSANTMYWQVELGPSPSGVPDRLLTCRKRRGPGRPVLWREIDRPEQQLVGIQYAGRVPDPHPLVVRNAGHWLWEATGAHDGDEIEGLVAGEADRYFPRTALPEHDDRILLAHSPYADSEGALRHQETSLYRAPSGALVFASGTFAWSPSLDRPGHVDTRVQRATANLLDRICKRD; encoded by the coding sequence ATGGGTTCGGAGCCGATCCGCCGCTGGGAGTCGGGAGCCCTGGCGCATGCCGTGACGGACCCCTTCGGCCAGGGCCCCCTCCCCTGGCTCCGAGGCAGCGAGACCTACTTCGACGACACGGGCCAGGTCGTCCCCTGGTATGTGGACCCCACCCCACCCCAGCCCCCGGCCGGAGCCACGGGCGCCCGGATCCCCGCCCCCCGAAGCGCCGGCGGCCCCCGCGCCGCCGATGACGTCCGCCGCCAGATCAAGGGCTTCGCCTCCACCGGCGCGGCCGCCCCCGGCGAGGCCATCGACTTCCACGTCACGGTCGACCCGCCCCAGGAATTCAGCGTCGACGTCTACCGCATCGGCCACTACGGCGGCGACGGCGCGGCGAAGATCACCACCAGCCCGCGCCTCTCGGGCATCGTCCAGCCCCCGCCCCTCACCGCGGACCGTACGGTCTCCTGCCACCACTGGTGGCTGAGCTGGCGCCTCCAGATCCCCTCCTACTGGAGCATCGGGGCGTACGTGGCCGTCCTCACCACCGCCGACGGCTACCGCTCCCACGTCCCCTTCACCGTCCGCCACGACCAGCCGGCCGACCTGCTCCTGCTCCTCCCGGACGTCACCTGGCAGGCGTACAACCTCTACCCCGAGGACGGCCGCACCGGCGCCAGCCTCTACCACGCCTGGGACGAGGACGGCCGTCTCCTCGGCGAGTCCGACGCGGCGACCACCGTCTCCTTCGACCGCCCGTACGCGGGCGCGGGCCTGCCGCTGCACGTCGGCCACGCCTACGACTTCATCCGCTGGGCCGAGCGCTACGGCTACGACCTCGCCTACGCCGACGCCCGCGACCTGCACTCCGGCCGCGTCGACCCCACCCGCTACCGCGGCCTGGTCTTCCCCGGCCACGACGAGTACTGGTCGGCGAACATGCGCCGCACGGTGGAGCGGGCGAGGGACCACGGCACCTCGCTGGTCTTCCTCTCCGCCAACACCATGTACTGGCAGGTGGAGTTGGGCCCGTCCCCGTCCGGCGTCCCCGACCGCCTGCTGACCTGCCGCAAACGCAGGGGCCCCGGCCGCCCGGTGCTGTGGCGCGAGATCGACCGCCCCGAGCAGCAGCTGGTCGGCATCCAGTACGCGGGCCGCGTCCCCGACCCCCACCCCCTGGTCGTGCGCAATGCCGGCCACTGGCTGTGGGAGGCGACCGGCGCCCATGACGGCGACGAGATCGAGGGCCTGGTCGCGGGCGAGGCCGACCGCTACTTCCCGCGCACCGCGCTCCCCGAGCACGACGACCGCATCCTGCTCGCGCACTCCCCGTACGCCGACAGCGAGGGCGCCCTCCGTCACCAGGAGACCTCCCTCTACCGCGCCCCCTCGGGCGCCCTGGTCTTCGCGTCGGGGACGTTCGCCTGGTCCCCGTCCCTGGACCGCCCGGGCCATGTGGACACCCGCGTCCAGCGCGCCACGGCCAACCTCCTGGACCGCATCTGCAAGCGCGACTGA
- a CDS encoding ABC transporter ATP-binding protein produces MNTNVIEVTDLRRVYGGGFEAVRGISFSVARGEVFALLGTNGAGKTSTVELLEGLAPPAGGRVRVLGHDPHAERAVVRPRTGVMLQEGGFPSELTVAETARMWAGCVSGARPPAEALELVGLARRGDVRVKQLSGGERRRLDLALALLGRPEVLFLDEPTTGLDAEGRRDTWELVRALRDGGTTVLLTTHYLEEAEGLADRLAILHEGRIAVTGTPAEVTAGQPSRISFELPEGYFVGDLPPLGALGVLSHEVDGRVVRLRTRELQRAATEVLVWASGAGVELRGLDVRSASLEEAFLGIAAQEVRA; encoded by the coding sequence ATGAACACGAACGTGATTGAGGTCACCGACCTGCGACGCGTCTACGGGGGCGGGTTCGAGGCGGTCCGCGGGATCAGCTTCTCCGTGGCCCGCGGCGAGGTCTTCGCACTGCTCGGCACCAACGGGGCCGGCAAGACATCCACGGTCGAGCTGCTGGAAGGCCTCGCGCCGCCGGCCGGGGGCCGGGTGCGGGTGCTCGGGCACGATCCGCACGCCGAGCGGGCCGTCGTACGGCCGCGGACCGGCGTGATGCTCCAGGAGGGCGGCTTTCCGTCCGAGCTCACCGTCGCCGAGACCGCCCGGATGTGGGCGGGATGCGTGAGCGGGGCGCGACCGCCGGCCGAGGCGCTGGAGCTGGTCGGGCTCGCGCGCCGGGGCGACGTACGCGTGAAGCAGTTGTCCGGGGGCGAGCGGCGGCGGCTGGATCTCGCGCTCGCGCTGCTGGGGCGGCCCGAGGTGCTGTTCCTGGACGAGCCGACGACCGGGCTCGACGCCGAAGGGCGCCGGGACACCTGGGAGTTGGTGCGGGCGCTGCGCGACGGCGGTACGACCGTGCTGCTGACCACGCACTATCTGGAGGAGGCCGAGGGCCTCGCCGACCGGCTCGCCATCCTGCACGAGGGGCGGATCGCGGTCACCGGGACGCCCGCCGAGGTGACGGCCGGGCAGCCCTCACGGATCTCCTTCGAACTGCCCGAGGGGTACTTCGTCGGCGATCTGCCGCCGCTCGGCGCACTGGGCGTGCTCTCCCACGAGGTCGACGGGAGGGTCGTACGACTGCGGACGCGGGAGCTACAGCGGGCGGCCACGGAAGTGCTGGTGTGGGCTTCGGGGGCGGGGGTCGAGCTGCGGGGGCTCGATGTGCGGTCGGCCTCGCTGGAGGAGGCGTTCCTGGGGATCGCGGCTCAGGAGGTCAGGGCATGA
- a CDS encoding response regulator transcription factor produces the protein MTVRLLLADDEHLIRGALAALLSLEEDLAVVAQAASGPEALAMARAHEPDVAVLDLQMPGADGVKVATSLRTELPGCRVLIVTSHGRPGHLKRALEAGVRGFVPKTVSAQKLAEIIRTVHAGQRYVDPELAADAISAGDSPLTAREAEVLELAADGAPVAEIAERAALSQGTVRNYLSSAVSKLGAENRHTAVRLARERGWV, from the coding sequence GTGACCGTACGGCTGCTGCTTGCCGATGATGAGCATCTGATCCGGGGGGCGCTGGCCGCGCTGCTGTCGCTGGAGGAGGATCTGGCGGTTGTCGCTCAGGCCGCGTCCGGGCCCGAGGCGTTGGCGATGGCCCGGGCGCACGAACCGGATGTGGCGGTGCTCGATCTTCAGATGCCGGGGGCGGACGGTGTGAAGGTCGCCACATCGCTGCGGACCGAACTGCCCGGCTGCCGGGTGCTGATCGTGACCAGTCATGGTCGCCCCGGACATCTGAAGCGGGCGCTTGAGGCGGGTGTGCGCGGGTTCGTCCCCAAGACGGTGAGCGCGCAGAAGCTCGCCGAGATCATCCGCACGGTGCATGCCGGACAGCGGTATGTGGACCCGGAGTTGGCCGCCGACGCGATCTCCGCCGGGGACTCCCCGCTGACCGCGCGCGAGGCCGAGGTGCTGGAACTCGCCGCCGACGGGGCGCCCGTCGCGGAGATCGCCGAGCGGGCCGCGCTGTCCCAGGGGACCGTACGGAACTATCTGTCGTCGGCCGTCTCGAAGCTCGGGGCGGAGAACCGGCACACCGCCGTACGTCTCGCGCGCGAGCGAGGTTGGGTATAG